A region from the Candidatus Tenderia electrophaga genome encodes:
- a CDS encoding ATP-dependent DNA helicase RecG (catalyzes branch migration in Holliday junction intermediates) yields MTLSAPLTTLKGVGPRVAERLEKLGLRRVEDLLFHLPYRYQDRTRVVPIGALRPGEEAVVEGEIQADDIKFGKRRSLLCRLGDGSGSLLLRFFHFNASQRAALARGKRLRCYGEVRRGPAMLEMVHPEYHLIDAEAQAPMEAHLTPIYPTTEGMAQKSLRQLIEQALQLLRQGRVADHLPPELLEEYHLPSLRHALLEMHQPAPHTPVAELLEGEHPARQRLALEELLAQHLSLRQLRHKVQQYSAPPLAPPGHLRQRLIDALPFALTGAQTRVMQEIDADLARPHPMQRLVQGDVGSGKTVVAAAAAAQAIEAGYQVAVMAPTELLAEQHRRNFTAWLEPLGLTSAWLSGKSGAKQRRENLALLAEGKAALAVGTHALFQDEVMFDRLGLVIVDEQHRFGVHQRLALREKGSRNGSVPHQLIMTATPIPRTLAMTAYADLDSSVIDELPPGRTPVETVAICDERRDEVVARVHRACVGERRQAYWVCTLIEESEALQCQAAEDTAALLTEALPELRIGLVHGRMKAAEKARVMAGFKAGELQLLVATTVIEVGVDVPNASLMIIENAERLGLAQLHQLRGRVGRGSVSSSCVLMYHKPLSQQGRARLAALRETNDGFEIARRDLALRGPGELLGTRQSGMLRLRVADLERDRDLLPDVARLATALLQRWPQHVAPLIQRWLGDRQRYGDV; encoded by the coding sequence CCGCGTCGTTCCCATCGGCGCCCTGCGGCCGGGCGAAGAGGCGGTTGTCGAGGGCGAGATTCAGGCCGACGACATCAAGTTCGGCAAGCGCCGTTCCCTGTTGTGCCGCCTTGGCGACGGCAGCGGCAGCCTGTTGCTGCGCTTTTTTCATTTCAATGCCAGTCAGCGGGCCGCCTTGGCGCGGGGTAAGCGCCTGCGTTGTTACGGCGAGGTGCGTCGCGGACCGGCCATGCTGGAAATGGTGCATCCGGAATATCACCTTATCGATGCCGAGGCGCAGGCGCCGATGGAAGCGCACCTGACCCCGATTTATCCCACCACCGAAGGCATGGCCCAGAAGAGCCTGCGCCAATTGATTGAACAGGCCCTGCAGCTACTGCGTCAGGGCCGGGTGGCGGATCACCTGCCGCCCGAGTTGCTTGAGGAATACCACCTGCCGAGCTTGCGGCACGCCTTGCTCGAGATGCACCAACCCGCGCCGCACACGCCGGTGGCCGAGCTGCTGGAGGGCGAACATCCGGCCCGGCAGCGTCTGGCGCTGGAGGAGCTGCTGGCCCAGCATCTCAGCCTACGCCAGCTGCGTCACAAAGTGCAGCAATACAGCGCGCCGCCGCTGGCGCCGCCGGGACACTTGCGGCAACGCCTCATCGACGCCTTGCCCTTTGCCTTGACCGGCGCCCAAACACGGGTGATGCAAGAAATCGATGCCGACCTGGCCCGGCCTCATCCCATGCAGCGTCTGGTGCAAGGCGATGTGGGCTCGGGCAAGACCGTGGTGGCCGCCGCCGCGGCGGCGCAGGCCATCGAGGCCGGTTACCAGGTGGCGGTGATGGCGCCCACTGAGCTGCTGGCCGAGCAGCACCGCCGCAATTTTACCGCCTGGCTGGAACCGTTGGGCTTGACGTCGGCCTGGCTCAGCGGCAAGTCGGGGGCCAAGCAGCGCCGCGAGAACCTGGCGCTGTTGGCCGAGGGCAAAGCGGCCCTGGCGGTAGGCACCCACGCCCTGTTCCAGGACGAGGTGATGTTCGATCGTCTCGGCCTGGTGATCGTCGACGAACAGCACCGCTTCGGCGTGCACCAGCGTCTGGCCCTGCGCGAAAAGGGCAGCCGCAACGGCAGTGTGCCGCACCAGCTGATCATGACCGCCACCCCCATCCCGCGCACCCTGGCCATGACCGCCTACGCCGACCTGGACAGCTCCGTCATCGACGAACTGCCGCCCGGCCGCACCCCGGTGGAGACCGTGGCCATCTGCGACGAACGCCGCGACGAAGTGGTGGCGCGGGTGCATCGCGCCTGTGTCGGGGAGCGGCGCCAGGCCTACTGGGTCTGCACCCTGATCGAGGAATCGGAGGCATTGCAGTGTCAGGCGGCGGAAGACACCGCCGCCCTGCTAACCGAGGCCCTGCCGGAGCTGCGCATCGGCCTGGTGCATGGCCGCATGAAAGCGGCCGAGAAAGCGCGTGTGATGGCCGGTTTCAAGGCCGGCGAGCTGCAGCTGCTGGTGGCCACCACGGTGATCGAGGTGGGGGTGGACGTGCCCAACGCCAGTCTGATGATTATCGAAAACGCCGAACGCCTGGGTCTGGCCCAACTGCATCAATTGCGCGGCCGGGTAGGGCGCGGCAGCGTCAGTAGCAGCTGCGTTTTGATGTATCATAAGCCCCTTTCGCAACAGGGCCGGGCGCGCCTGGCGGCGCTGCGCGAGACCAACGACGGCTTCGAGATCGCGCGCCGCGATCTGGCGCTGCGCGGCCCCGGTGAGCTGTTGGGCACGCGCCAGAGCGGCATGCTGCGGCTGCGCGTCGCCGATCTGGAGCGCGATCGGGACCTGCTGCCGGACGTGGCGCGCCTGGCGACTGCCTTATTGCAACGCTGGCCGCAGCACGTAGCGCCCCTGATTCAGCGCTGGCTGGGCGACCGCCAACGCTATGGCGATGTTTGA
- the ubiA gene encoding 4-hydroxybenzoate octaprenyltransferase (catalyzes the conversion of 4-Hydroxybenzoate into 3-octaprenyl-4-hydroxybenzoate, as part of the ubiquinone biosynthesis pathway), with translation MRLDRPIGTLLLLWPTLWALWIAGEGRPDGWVVTVFVVGVFLMRSAGCVINDYADREFDPFVERTRNRPLAVGLVTPKEALLLFALLSLAAFLLVLTLNWLTVVLSFVGAALAASYPFMKRYTYLPQVYLGLAFGWAVPMAFAAETGAVPIVGWLLLIATVLWATAYDTIYAMVDRPDDLKIGVKSTAILFGDADRAIIAIIQLMLLAVLIIIGQRLALSGVYYAGVLAAALLMLYQQRLIKHRDGMQCMRAFRNNNWVGAVIFLGLLGHYLQA, from the coding sequence ATGCGGCTCGACCGCCCCATCGGCACGCTGCTGCTGTTGTGGCCGACCCTGTGGGCGTTATGGATCGCCGGCGAGGGGCGCCCGGATGGGTGGGTGGTGACGGTGTTCGTGGTGGGGGTGTTCCTGATGCGTTCGGCCGGCTGTGTCATCAACGACTATGCCGATCGCGAATTCGATCCCTTTGTCGAACGCACCCGCAACCGGCCGCTGGCGGTGGGCCTGGTGACGCCCAAAGAGGCGCTGCTGTTGTTCGCGCTGCTGTCACTGGCCGCCTTCCTGCTGGTGTTGACCCTGAATTGGCTCACGGTGGTGTTGTCCTTCGTGGGCGCGGCCCTGGCGGCCAGTTATCCCTTCATGAAGCGCTACACCTATTTGCCCCAGGTCTATCTGGGCCTGGCTTTCGGTTGGGCCGTACCCATGGCCTTCGCCGCCGAGACCGGTGCGGTGCCCATCGTCGGCTGGCTGCTGCTGATCGCCACCGTGCTGTGGGCCACCGCCTACGACACCATCTACGCCATGGTGGACCGGCCCGATGATTTGAAGATTGGCGTTAAGTCCACCGCCATCCTGTTCGGTGACGCGGATCGCGCCATTATCGCCATAATTCAATTGATGCTGCTGGCCGTGCTGATTATTATCGGTCAGCGTCTGGCGCTGAGCGGGGTGTACTATGCGGGCGTGTTGGCCGCCGCCTTGTTGATGCTGTATCAACAGCGCTTGATCAAACACCGTGACGGCATGCAGTGCATGCGCGCCTTCCGCAACAATAATTGGGTCGGGGCGGTCATCTTTCTTGGTCTGTTGGGCCATTATCTTCAGGCCTGA
- a CDS encoding calcium:proton antiporter (YrbG; inner membrane protein involved in cell envelope integrity; putative sodium ion/calcium ion exchanger; in E. coli it is non essential for cell viability; member of the YRBG family of cation/Ca2+ exchangers), with the protein MLLSMIAVIGGFVLLAWSADRTVLGASATARNFGISPLVIGLTIVGFGTSAPEMLVSGMAAWDGNTGLSIGNALGSNITNIALVLGVTALVVPLTVQSDTVRREIPILLAVSLFAFVLMNDGYLGRLDGALLMGGLALMLVMVVSLGLKSRNGDPLEDEYTEEMPAAMTTGRAVFWLLFGIVVMLLASRLLVWGAVNIAQAFGVSDLVIGLTIVAIGTSMPELMATLMSARKNEHDLALGNIIGSNMFNLLGVLGLPGLIAPDAFLPEVIMRDFPWMIGLTLALFVMSFGFRGPGRISRIEGGLLVAAYGAYMVMLYFSAIS; encoded by the coding sequence ATGTTGCTATCCATGATTGCCGTGATCGGCGGATTTGTGTTGCTGGCCTGGAGTGCCGACCGCACGGTGCTGGGGGCCTCGGCCACAGCGCGCAATTTCGGTATCTCGCCGCTGGTGATCGGCCTGACCATTGTCGGTTTCGGTACCTCGGCGCCGGAGATGCTGGTGTCGGGCATGGCCGCCTGGGACGGCAACACCGGCCTGTCCATCGGTAACGCCCTGGGCTCCAATATCACGAATATCGCCCTGGTATTGGGAGTGACGGCATTGGTCGTGCCGCTGACGGTGCAATCCGATACGGTGCGGCGCGAGATCCCCATCCTGCTGGCGGTCTCTCTGTTCGCCTTCGTGCTCATGAACGACGGCTATCTGGGCCGCCTGGACGGCGCCCTGCTCATGGGTGGTTTGGCGCTGATGCTGGTCATGGTGGTGAGCCTGGGCCTGAAGTCGCGCAATGGCGACCCCTTGGAAGACGAATATACGGAAGAAATGCCGGCGGCCATGACCACCGGGCGGGCTGTGTTTTGGCTGTTGTTCGGCATCGTCGTGATGCTGCTGGCCTCGCGCCTGTTGGTATGGGGGGCGGTGAATATCGCCCAGGCCTTCGGTGTCAGTGACCTGGTGATCGGTCTGACCATCGTCGCCATCGGTACCAGCATGCCGGAACTCATGGCCACTCTCATGAGTGCGCGCAAAAACGAGCATGACCTCGCCCTGGGCAATATCATCGGCTCCAATATGTTCAATCTGCTCGGCGTGCTGGGGCTGCCGGGCCTGATCGCCCCCGACGCCTTTCTGCCCGAGGTGATCATGCGTGATTTTCCCTGGATGATCGGCCTGACCTTGGCCCTGTTCGTGATGTCTTTCGGCTTTCGCGGGCCGGGGCGCATCAGCCGTATCGAAGGCGGTCTGCTGGTGGCGGCTTATGGTGCCTACATGGTCATGTTATATTTTTCGGCCATAAGCTGA
- a CDS encoding D-arabinose 5-phosphate isomerase, with product MKSDQQPVKLAPDEGAKLKQLGTAVVETEAAAVAALTARIDDNFIHACELMLACEGRIVVIGMGKSGHIGSKIAATLASTGSPAFFVHPGEASHGDLGMITPKDVVMAFSNSGETDEILTILPLITRLGVPLIALTGNANSSLGKAADVHIDVSVEQEACPLGLAPTCSTTVALVMGDALAVALLEQRGFTAEDFARSHPGGRLGRRLLLLIRDIMHSGDALPQVDDDVLLVDALMEMSRKGLGMTAVIDKQGRLAGIFTDGDLRRAVDQGVDIYHARVGELMTRNGRSVGPDELAAEALRLMETHKINALLVVDERQHLVGALNMHDLLRAGVV from the coding sequence GTGAAGTCGGACCAGCAGCCCGTTAAACTCGCCCCGGATGAGGGCGCCAAGCTCAAGCAACTGGGCACCGCGGTGGTGGAGACCGAGGCCGCCGCCGTGGCGGCGCTGACGGCGCGTATCGACGATAATTTTATCCATGCCTGTGAGTTGATGCTGGCCTGCGAGGGGCGCATCGTGGTCATCGGCATGGGCAAGTCGGGCCACATCGGCAGCAAGATCGCCGCGACGCTGGCCAGCACCGGCAGCCCCGCGTTTTTCGTCCATCCCGGCGAGGCCAGTCACGGCGATCTGGGCATGATCACCCCCAAGGATGTGGTGATGGCCTTTTCCAACTCGGGCGAGACCGATGAAATCCTCACCATCCTGCCCCTGATCACGCGCCTGGGGGTGCCGCTGATCGCCCTCACCGGCAATGCGAATTCCAGTCTGGGCAAGGCCGCCGATGTGCATATCGACGTCAGTGTCGAACAGGAAGCCTGTCCGCTCGGCTTGGCCCCCACCTGCAGCACGACGGTGGCCCTGGTGATGGGCGATGCCCTGGCCGTGGCCCTGCTGGAACAGCGCGGTTTCACCGCCGAGGATTTCGCCCGGTCCCATCCCGGCGGTCGTTTGGGGCGGCGACTGTTGCTGTTGATTCGTGACATCATGCATAGCGGCGACGCGCTGCCGCAGGTCGATGACGACGTGCTGCTGGTGGACGCCTTGATGGAGATGAGCCGCAAGGGGCTGGGGATGACCGCGGTGATCGACAAGCAGGGCCGGCTGGCGGGCATTTTCACCGACGGCGACCTGCGCCGCGCCGTGGATCAAGGGGTGGATATCTATCACGCCCGCGTGGGCGAGCTGATGACCCGCAATGGCCGCAGCGTCGGGCCGGACGAGCTGGCCGCCGAGGCCCTGCGCCTGATGGAAACCCACAAGATCAACGCCCTATTGGTGGTCGACGAACGGCAGCACTTGGTGGGCGCGCTTAATATGCACGATCTGTTGCGTGCCGGTGTGGTGTAA
- a CDS encoding LPS export ABC transporter ATP-binding protein: protein MSILGAEAIFKSYRARQVVNGVSLQVNSGEVVGLLGPNGAGKTTCFYMIVGLVPCDRGRLFIDDHDITALPMHARARLGIGYLPQEASVFRKLSVEDNIMAILQVQSELGKAQREEMLENLLHELHIGHIRETLGMSLSGGERRRVEIARALAMRPEFILLDEPFAGVDPISVIDIQRIISQLQEKGIGVLITDHNVRETLGICERAYIMSEGQVIAQGTPQEVLANDHVRKVYLGEHFRL, encoded by the coding sequence ATGAGTATTCTCGGCGCCGAGGCCATCTTTAAATCGTATCGCGCCCGCCAAGTGGTGAACGGCGTATCGCTGCAGGTCAATAGCGGTGAAGTGGTGGGCCTGCTCGGTCCCAACGGCGCCGGCAAGACCACCTGTTTTTACATGATCGTGGGGCTGGTGCCTTGCGACAGGGGGCGGTTGTTCATCGACGATCACGATATTACCGCCCTGCCCATGCATGCCCGCGCCCGGCTCGGTATCGGCTATCTGCCCCAGGAGGCGTCGGTATTCCGCAAACTGAGCGTGGAAGACAACATCATGGCCATCCTCCAGGTACAATCGGAGCTGGGTAAGGCGCAGCGCGAGGAAATGCTGGAGAACCTGTTGCACGAGCTGCATATCGGCCATATCCGCGAGACCCTGGGGATGAGTCTGTCAGGGGGCGAGCGGCGTCGCGTGGAGATAGCGCGTGCCCTGGCCATGCGCCCCGAGTTCATTCTGCTGGACGAGCCCTTCGCCGGCGTCGATCCCATTTCCGTGATCGATATTCAGCGCATCATCAGCCAATTGCAGGAAAAGGGCATCGGCGTGCTGATTACCGATCACAATGTCCGCGAAACCCTCGGGATATGCGAACGCGCCTATATCATGAGCGAAGGCCAGGTGATCGCCCAGGGTACGCCGCAGGAGGTATTGGCGAATGACCACGTGCGCAAAGTCTATTTGGGGGAGCACTTTCGGCTTTGA
- a CDS encoding RNA polymerase sigma-54 factor (sigma factors are initiation factors that promote the attachment of RNA polymerase to specific initiation sites and are then released; sigma 54 factor is responsible for the expression of enzymes involved in nitrogen assimilation and metabolism; the rhizobia often have 2 copies of this sigma factor; in Rhizobium etli RpoN1 shown to be involved in the assimilation of several nitrogen and carbon sources during free-living aerobic growth and RpoN2 is involved in symbiotic nitrogen fixation; in Bradyrhizobium both RpoN1 and N2 are functional in free-living and symbiotic conditions, rpoN1 gene was regulated in response to oxygen) produces the protein MKQSLQLRLGQHLTMTPQLQQAIRLLQLSTLDLQAEIQEALETNPLLEVKEDGDADAGAGEQGWEEGSGERVNGNDTLGAGDYGGDTPAEDLAPAAQSQDSSVDMQDPGMPEDLPVDSNWDDVYDSVLPATSPAGPAGDDDYRAYENQSGGEESLQQHLHWQMNLTPFSDTDRLIAEALIDSINDDGYLSSSLEEILQGLGMDEDVGFEEMEAVLHQVQNFDPIGVGARDLRECLLLQLRQFDAAHQDVADAITLVDKHLDLLGNRDYNQLMRRMKLSREALQQAIAVVQTVNPRPGGVIASAPAEYIVPDVNVKKHKGTWRVELNFEAVPQLKVNTHYAGLIRRADSSADNTYLRNQLQEARWFIKSLASRNETLLKVASAIVERQRGFLEHGEEAMKALVLNDIAEELGMHESTISRVTTRKYMHTPRGIFELKYFFSSHVSTAAGGACSSTAIRALIKKLIAAENQAKPLSDSKIAKILEEEGINVARRTVAKYREALSIPPSNERKRLI, from the coding sequence ATGAAACAGTCACTTCAGCTCCGTTTGGGTCAGCACCTGACGATGACGCCGCAGCTGCAGCAGGCGATTCGGCTGTTGCAGCTGTCTACGCTCGACCTGCAGGCCGAGATCCAGGAGGCCTTGGAGACCAATCCCCTGCTGGAGGTCAAAGAGGACGGCGATGCCGACGCCGGCGCCGGGGAGCAGGGCTGGGAGGAAGGCAGCGGCGAGCGGGTCAACGGCAATGACACGTTGGGGGCGGGCGATTACGGCGGTGATACCCCGGCTGAAGATTTGGCCCCCGCGGCCCAGTCGCAGGACTCCTCCGTGGACATGCAGGACCCGGGTATGCCCGAAGACCTGCCGGTGGACAGCAATTGGGACGATGTCTACGACAGCGTATTGCCCGCCACCAGCCCCGCCGGTCCGGCGGGCGACGACGATTACCGCGCCTACGAAAACCAGAGCGGCGGCGAGGAGAGTCTGCAGCAACATCTGCACTGGCAGATGAACCTGACCCCTTTCAGCGACACCGACCGCCTCATCGCCGAGGCCCTTATCGATTCCATCAACGACGACGGGTATCTGTCCAGCAGCCTGGAGGAGATCCTGCAGGGCCTGGGCATGGACGAGGACGTGGGCTTTGAGGAGATGGAGGCGGTGCTGCACCAAGTGCAGAATTTCGATCCCATCGGCGTCGGTGCGCGTGATCTGCGCGAGTGCCTGCTGTTACAGCTCAGACAGTTCGATGCCGCGCACCAGGATGTGGCCGATGCCATCACCCTAGTGGACAAGCATCTTGATCTGCTCGGCAACCGCGACTATAACCAGCTGATGCGGCGTATGAAGCTGTCACGCGAGGCCTTGCAGCAGGCCATCGCCGTGGTGCAGACCGTCAATCCGCGCCCCGGCGGGGTGATTGCCTCGGCGCCGGCCGAATACATCGTGCCCGACGTCAATGTGAAAAAACACAAGGGCACGTGGCGGGTGGAATTGAATTTCGAGGCGGTGCCGCAGCTCAAGGTCAACACCCACTATGCAGGTCTCATCCGGCGCGCCGACAGCAGCGCCGACAACACCTATCTGCGCAATCAATTGCAGGAGGCGCGCTGGTTCATCAAGAGCCTGGCCAGTCGTAATGAGACCCTGCTCAAGGTGGCCAGCGCCATCGTCGAGCGGCAGCGCGGTTTTCTCGAGCACGGCGAGGAGGCCATGAAGGCGCTGGTGCTGAACGACATCGCCGAAGAGCTGGGCATGCATGAGTCGACCATTTCGCGGGTGACCACGCGCAAGTACATGCATACCCCGCGCGGCATTTTTGAATTGAAATATTTTTTCTCCAGCCATGTCTCTACCGCCGCCGGTGGGGCATGTTCATCGACGGCCATCCGCGCCTTGATCAAAAAGTTGATTGCGGCGGAAAACCAGGCCAAACCATTGAGCGACAGTAAAATCGCCAAGATCTTGGAGGAGGAGGGAATCAACGTGGCGCGCCGGACCGTGGCCAAGTATCGCGAGGCATTATCGATACCGCCGTCCAACGAGCGCAAGCGTTTGATTTAA
- a CDS encoding PTS sugar transporter subunit IIA produces the protein MNISDLLSADRIVCGLALGSKKRALEALSQLLSQATEVSLSDTQIVDGLLARERLGSTGLGHGVAIPHGRFKDVDQAVGAFVRLEEGVDFDAIDGDPVDLMFALIVPEESTEEHLQLLASLAEMFSDATIREGLRRCGSAQDIEKVVSHWRAGGNRVASSR, from the coding sequence ATGAATATTTCAGATTTGTTATCCGCCGACCGCATTGTCTGCGGTCTGGCCCTGGGCAGCAAAAAGCGCGCCCTGGAAGCGCTCAGCCAACTCCTTTCGCAGGCAACCGAGGTGAGTCTGTCGGATACCCAGATTGTCGACGGACTGTTGGCCCGCGAGCGCTTGGGCAGTACCGGCCTGGGGCACGGTGTCGCCATTCCCCACGGTCGTTTCAAGGACGTGGACCAGGCGGTGGGTGCCTTCGTCAGACTGGAAGAGGGCGTCGATTTCGATGCCATTGACGGCGATCCAGTGGATTTGATGTTCGCCCTCATCGTGCCGGAGGAATCGACTGAAGAACACCTGCAGTTGCTTGCCTCCCTGGCCGAGATGTTCAGTGACGCCACTATCCGCGAAGGCCTGCGGCGCTGCGGTTCGGCGCAGGATATCGAAAAGGTTGTCAGTCACTGGCGCGCCGGCGGTAACAGGGTGGCTTCATCGCGTTAA